From the genome of Malus sylvestris chromosome 6, drMalSylv7.2, whole genome shotgun sequence, one region includes:
- the LOC126627440 gene encoding uncharacterized protein LOC126627440 isoform X5, with product MMNSDSAIRKRGRGQNKRFWTTKEDSALVESLQELYRNTKWRADNGFKNGYLTHIEAILEAKLPGCGIQASPHIESRVKTLKKKYCALTEMLSQGGFSWDDKQMMLVCNRSLYDEWVKKRRDASGLYGKPFPFYHVLREIYEKGRHTGANVGNDDDDEEDIRQEDANIDQTHGGDDDLGENVILNVDTNIESESEGMEQFDVSFSTQQRRPAQSTPSVSDPGRRVKAKVMEEMTKNFGSMAASVQAMTSKIDALIKVLSTDKQVAELQAKLDGELSKIEGLTGLQVFRAINILATNHDLLRVFFTMSEERKKVYITHLLEYGL from the exons aT GATGAATTCTGATTCAGCTATAAGAAAACGAGGAAGGGGTCAAAACAAACGTTTCTGGACAACCAAAGAAGATTCTGCATTAGTTGAATCATTGCAAGAATTATATCGCAACACCAAGTGGCGAGCTGATAATGGTTTCAAAAATGGATACTTAACCCATATAGAGGCAATACTGGAAGCCAAACTGCCGGGTTGTGGAATACAAGCGTCTCCTCACATTGAATCACGAGTTAAGACATTGAAGAAAAAGTATTGTGCCTTAACTGAGATGTTATCTCAAGGAGGATTTAGTTGGGATGATAAACAAATGATGTTGGTTTGCAATAGAAGTCTATATGATGAATGGGTGAAG AAAAGAAGGGATGCAAGTGGATTGTATGGCAAGCCATTTCCATTCTACCATGTCTTGCGGGAGATATATGAAAAAGGTCGTCATACTGGTGCAAATGTTggcaatgatgatgatgatgaagaggaCATTAGGCAAGAGGATGCAAACATTGATCAAACTCATGGCGGGGACGATGATTTGGGTGAAAATGTGATTCTGAATGTGGATACGAATATAGAATCAGAGTCTGAAGGGATGGAACAGTTTGATGTATCATTTAGTACCCAACAACGAAGGCCTGCACAAAGTACCCCAAGTGTTTCAGATCCCGGTCGCAGGGTGAAAGCAAAGGTAATGGAGGAGATGACAAAGAATTTTGGGAGTATGGCAGCTTCGGTACAAGCGATGACATCTAAGATTGATGCTCTGATTAAAGTTCTTTCAACTGATAAACAAGTGGCTGAATTGCAAGCTAAACTTGACGGTGAGTTGAGCAAAATTGAAGGCCTTACCGGATTGCAAGTCTTTAGAGCGATAAATATACTGGCCACCAATCATGACCTGCTGAGAGTGTTCTTTACCATGTCCGAGGAAAGGAAAAAGGTATACATTACGCATCTGTTGGAGTATGGCTTATGA
- the LOC126627440 gene encoding uncharacterized protein LOC126627440 isoform X1, translated as MKCMLRISTKTLCCWFNYQLLYCDLGGYQNLCLGMSFLLKERMNSDSAIRKRGRGQNKRFWTTKEDSALVESLQELYRNTKWRADNGFKNGYLTHIEAILEAKLPGCGIQASPHIESRVKTLKKKYCALTEMLSQGGFSWDDKQMMLVCNRSLYDEWVKKRRDASGLYGKPFPFYHVLREIYEKGRHTGANVGNDDDDEEDIRQEDANIDQTHGGDDDLGENVILNVDTNIESESEGMEQFDVSFSTQQRRPAQSTPSVSDPGRRVKAKVMEEMTKNFGSMAASVQAMTSKIDALIKVLSTDKQVAELQAKLDGELSKIEGLTGLQVFRAINILATNHDLLRVFFTMSEERKKVYITHLLEYGL; from the exons ATGAAATGCATGCTGAGAATCTCAACCAAAACATTATGCTGTTGGTTTAATTATCAACTATTGTATTGTG ACTTAGGAGGATATCAAAATTTATGTTTGGGAATGAGCTTCCTGCTAAAAGAAAG GATGAATTCTGATTCAGCTATAAGAAAACGAGGAAGGGGTCAAAACAAACGTTTCTGGACAACCAAAGAAGATTCTGCATTAGTTGAATCATTGCAAGAATTATATCGCAACACCAAGTGGCGAGCTGATAATGGTTTCAAAAATGGATACTTAACCCATATAGAGGCAATACTGGAAGCCAAACTGCCGGGTTGTGGAATACAAGCGTCTCCTCACATTGAATCACGAGTTAAGACATTGAAGAAAAAGTATTGTGCCTTAACTGAGATGTTATCTCAAGGAGGATTTAGTTGGGATGATAAACAAATGATGTTGGTTTGCAATAGAAGTCTATATGATGAATGGGTGAAG AAAAGAAGGGATGCAAGTGGATTGTATGGCAAGCCATTTCCATTCTACCATGTCTTGCGGGAGATATATGAAAAAGGTCGTCATACTGGTGCAAATGTTggcaatgatgatgatgatgaagaggaCATTAGGCAAGAGGATGCAAACATTGATCAAACTCATGGCGGGGACGATGATTTGGGTGAAAATGTGATTCTGAATGTGGATACGAATATAGAATCAGAGTCTGAAGGGATGGAACAGTTTGATGTATCATTTAGTACCCAACAACGAAGGCCTGCACAAAGTACCCCAAGTGTTTCAGATCCCGGTCGCAGGGTGAAAGCAAAGGTAATGGAGGAGATGACAAAGAATTTTGGGAGTATGGCAGCTTCGGTACAAGCGATGACATCTAAGATTGATGCTCTGATTAAAGTTCTTTCAACTGATAAACAAGTGGCTGAATTGCAAGCTAAACTTGACGGTGAGTTGAGCAAAATTGAAGGCCTTACCGGATTGCAAGTCTTTAGAGCGATAAATATACTGGCCACCAATCATGACCTGCTGAGAGTGTTCTTTACCATGTCCGAGGAAAGGAAAAAGGTATACATTACGCATCTGTTGGAGTATGGCTTATGA
- the LOC126627440 gene encoding uncharacterized protein LOC126627440 isoform X2 → MSFLLKERMNSDSAIRKRGRGQNKRFWTTKEDSALVESLQELYRNTKWRADNGFKNGYLTHIEAILEAKLPGCGIQASPHIESRVKTLKKKYCALTEMLSQGGFSWDDKQMMLVCNRSLYDEWVKKRRDASGLYGKPFPFYHVLREIYEKGRHTGANVGNDDDDEEDIRQEDANIDQTHGGDDDLGENVILNVDTNIESESEGMEQFDVSFSTQQRRPAQSTPSVSDPGRRVKAKVMEEMTKNFGSMAASVQAMTSKIDALIKVLSTDKQVAELQAKLDGELSKIEGLTGLQVFRAINILATNHDLLRVFFTMSEERKKVYITHLLEYGL, encoded by the exons ATGAGCTTCCTGCTAAAAGAAAG GATGAATTCTGATTCAGCTATAAGAAAACGAGGAAGGGGTCAAAACAAACGTTTCTGGACAACCAAAGAAGATTCTGCATTAGTTGAATCATTGCAAGAATTATATCGCAACACCAAGTGGCGAGCTGATAATGGTTTCAAAAATGGATACTTAACCCATATAGAGGCAATACTGGAAGCCAAACTGCCGGGTTGTGGAATACAAGCGTCTCCTCACATTGAATCACGAGTTAAGACATTGAAGAAAAAGTATTGTGCCTTAACTGAGATGTTATCTCAAGGAGGATTTAGTTGGGATGATAAACAAATGATGTTGGTTTGCAATAGAAGTCTATATGATGAATGGGTGAAG AAAAGAAGGGATGCAAGTGGATTGTATGGCAAGCCATTTCCATTCTACCATGTCTTGCGGGAGATATATGAAAAAGGTCGTCATACTGGTGCAAATGTTggcaatgatgatgatgatgaagaggaCATTAGGCAAGAGGATGCAAACATTGATCAAACTCATGGCGGGGACGATGATTTGGGTGAAAATGTGATTCTGAATGTGGATACGAATATAGAATCAGAGTCTGAAGGGATGGAACAGTTTGATGTATCATTTAGTACCCAACAACGAAGGCCTGCACAAAGTACCCCAAGTGTTTCAGATCCCGGTCGCAGGGTGAAAGCAAAGGTAATGGAGGAGATGACAAAGAATTTTGGGAGTATGGCAGCTTCGGTACAAGCGATGACATCTAAGATTGATGCTCTGATTAAAGTTCTTTCAACTGATAAACAAGTGGCTGAATTGCAAGCTAAACTTGACGGTGAGTTGAGCAAAATTGAAGGCCTTACCGGATTGCAAGTCTTTAGAGCGATAAATATACTGGCCACCAATCATGACCTGCTGAGAGTGTTCTTTACCATGTCCGAGGAAAGGAAAAAGGTATACATTACGCATCTGTTGGAGTATGGCTTATGA
- the LOC126627440 gene encoding uncharacterized protein LOC126627440 isoform X4, protein MMNSDSAIRKRGRGQNKRFWTTKEDSALVESLQELYRNTKWRADNGFKNGYLTHIEAILEAKLPGCGIQASPHIESRVKTLKKKYCALTEMLSQGGFSWDDKQMMLVCNRSLYDEWVKKRRDASGLYGKPFPFYHVLREIYEKGRHTGANVGNDDDDEEDIRQEDANIDQTHGGDDDLGENVILNVDTNIESESEGMEQFDVSFSTQQRRPAQSTPSVSDPGRRVKAKVMEEMTKNFGSMAASVQAMTSKIDALIKVLSTDKQVAELQAKLDGELSKIEGLTGLQVFRAINILATNHDLLRVFFTMSEERKKVYITHLLEYGL, encoded by the exons AT GATGAATTCTGATTCAGCTATAAGAAAACGAGGAAGGGGTCAAAACAAACGTTTCTGGACAACCAAAGAAGATTCTGCATTAGTTGAATCATTGCAAGAATTATATCGCAACACCAAGTGGCGAGCTGATAATGGTTTCAAAAATGGATACTTAACCCATATAGAGGCAATACTGGAAGCCAAACTGCCGGGTTGTGGAATACAAGCGTCTCCTCACATTGAATCACGAGTTAAGACATTGAAGAAAAAGTATTGTGCCTTAACTGAGATGTTATCTCAAGGAGGATTTAGTTGGGATGATAAACAAATGATGTTGGTTTGCAATAGAAGTCTATATGATGAATGGGTGAAG AAAAGAAGGGATGCAAGTGGATTGTATGGCAAGCCATTTCCATTCTACCATGTCTTGCGGGAGATATATGAAAAAGGTCGTCATACTGGTGCAAATGTTggcaatgatgatgatgatgaagaggaCATTAGGCAAGAGGATGCAAACATTGATCAAACTCATGGCGGGGACGATGATTTGGGTGAAAATGTGATTCTGAATGTGGATACGAATATAGAATCAGAGTCTGAAGGGATGGAACAGTTTGATGTATCATTTAGTACCCAACAACGAAGGCCTGCACAAAGTACCCCAAGTGTTTCAGATCCCGGTCGCAGGGTGAAAGCAAAGGTAATGGAGGAGATGACAAAGAATTTTGGGAGTATGGCAGCTTCGGTACAAGCGATGACATCTAAGATTGATGCTCTGATTAAAGTTCTTTCAACTGATAAACAAGTGGCTGAATTGCAAGCTAAACTTGACGGTGAGTTGAGCAAAATTGAAGGCCTTACCGGATTGCAAGTCTTTAGAGCGATAAATATACTGGCCACCAATCATGACCTGCTGAGAGTGTTCTTTACCATGTCCGAGGAAAGGAAAAAGGTATACATTACGCATCTGTTGGAGTATGGCTTATGA
- the LOC126627440 gene encoding uncharacterized protein LOC126627440 isoform X3, with the protein MYICAMMNSDSAIRKRGRGQNKRFWTTKEDSALVESLQELYRNTKWRADNGFKNGYLTHIEAILEAKLPGCGIQASPHIESRVKTLKKKYCALTEMLSQGGFSWDDKQMMLVCNRSLYDEWVKKRRDASGLYGKPFPFYHVLREIYEKGRHTGANVGNDDDDEEDIRQEDANIDQTHGGDDDLGENVILNVDTNIESESEGMEQFDVSFSTQQRRPAQSTPSVSDPGRRVKAKVMEEMTKNFGSMAASVQAMTSKIDALIKVLSTDKQVAELQAKLDGELSKIEGLTGLQVFRAINILATNHDLLRVFFTMSEERKKVYITHLLEYGL; encoded by the exons ATGTATATCTGTGCAAT GATGAATTCTGATTCAGCTATAAGAAAACGAGGAAGGGGTCAAAACAAACGTTTCTGGACAACCAAAGAAGATTCTGCATTAGTTGAATCATTGCAAGAATTATATCGCAACACCAAGTGGCGAGCTGATAATGGTTTCAAAAATGGATACTTAACCCATATAGAGGCAATACTGGAAGCCAAACTGCCGGGTTGTGGAATACAAGCGTCTCCTCACATTGAATCACGAGTTAAGACATTGAAGAAAAAGTATTGTGCCTTAACTGAGATGTTATCTCAAGGAGGATTTAGTTGGGATGATAAACAAATGATGTTGGTTTGCAATAGAAGTCTATATGATGAATGGGTGAAG AAAAGAAGGGATGCAAGTGGATTGTATGGCAAGCCATTTCCATTCTACCATGTCTTGCGGGAGATATATGAAAAAGGTCGTCATACTGGTGCAAATGTTggcaatgatgatgatgatgaagaggaCATTAGGCAAGAGGATGCAAACATTGATCAAACTCATGGCGGGGACGATGATTTGGGTGAAAATGTGATTCTGAATGTGGATACGAATATAGAATCAGAGTCTGAAGGGATGGAACAGTTTGATGTATCATTTAGTACCCAACAACGAAGGCCTGCACAAAGTACCCCAAGTGTTTCAGATCCCGGTCGCAGGGTGAAAGCAAAGGTAATGGAGGAGATGACAAAGAATTTTGGGAGTATGGCAGCTTCGGTACAAGCGATGACATCTAAGATTGATGCTCTGATTAAAGTTCTTTCAACTGATAAACAAGTGGCTGAATTGCAAGCTAAACTTGACGGTGAGTTGAGCAAAATTGAAGGCCTTACCGGATTGCAAGTCTTTAGAGCGATAAATATACTGGCCACCAATCATGACCTGCTGAGAGTGTTCTTTACCATGTCCGAGGAAAGGAAAAAGGTATACATTACGCATCTGTTGGAGTATGGCTTATGA
- the LOC126627134 gene encoding F-box protein PP2-A12-like, translated as MGAGFSSVFKSENPVTVGSLPSKPGLGDLPESCAAMILGYLDPPEICKLAKLNRAFRGASWADFIWESKLPSNYQTIVGKVFGDGLENLGKRDVYTRLCQPNSFDDGTKTVWLDKSTGSVCLSISSKGLAITGIDDRRYWNHIPTEESRFCSVAYLQQIWWFEVDGEVEFPFPVGTYSLFFRLQLGRSSQKRFGRRVCNIEHVHGWDIKPVRFQLWTSEGHYASSQCFLTGPGKWNYYHVGDFVVENPNASTKIKLSMTQIDCTHTKGGLCLDSVLIYPSEFRERLKHF; from the exons ATGGGTGCGGGTTTCTCTTCTGTCTTCAAATCGGAAAACCCAGTTACAGTCGGATCATTGCCATCGAAACCCGGTCTCGGCGATTTGCCGGAGAGCTGCGCGGCGATGATTCTGGGGTATTTGGACCCGCCGGAGATTTGCAAATTGGCGAAGCTGAATCGGGCTTTTCGCGGCGCTTCTTGGGCTGATTTCATTTGGGAATCGAAATTGCCGTCGAATTATCAAACTATTGTGGGCAAAGTGTTCGGCGATGGATTGGAAAATCTGGGTAAGAGAGATGTTTATACGAGGCTTTGTCAGCCCAACTCTTTCGATGATGGAACCAAG ACGGTTTGGCTGGATAAAAGTACAGGATCAGTTTGCTTGTCGATTTCTTCTAAGGGATTAGCAATTACCGGGATTGATGATCGAAGATATTGGAATCATATTCCAACTGAAGAATCTAG ATTTTGCTCAGTTGCATATCTTCAGCAAATATGGTGGTTTGAAGTTGACGGGGAGGTTGAGTTTCCATTTCCTGTTGGGACATACAGCCTATTCTTCAGGTTGCAGCTGGGACGGTCTTCTCAGAAAAGGTTTGGTCGCCGAGTTTGCAATATTGAGCATGTCCACGGTTGGGACATAAAACCCGTGAGGTTCCAACTATGGACTTCAGAAGGTCATTATGCCTCGTCTCAGTGCTTTTTAACGGGACCTGGAAAATGGAATTACTACCATGTTGGGGACTTTGTTGTGGAGAATCCGAATGCATCAACGAAGATTAAACTCTCGATGACCCAGATCGATTGCACCCACACGAAAGGCGGTCTCTGTTTAGACTCTGTACTTATATACCCTAGTGAATTTAGAGAGAGGCTAAAGCATTTTTAG